One region of Chloroflexota bacterium genomic DNA includes:
- a CDS encoding 6-pyruvoyl-tetrahydropterin synthase-related protein has product MNRLRVNIDRELIFLLMLSVFAVAPLFSPGYFFDAHDAGHSVFFLVEFDSAIRDGALWPRWGPDHALGFGYPLWLLYAPLAYFVAEFFHLLGLGFTAAVKVTWALAFVAGGWGMYLLSRRWWGDTSLGRAAALVAALIYVYAPYHLLTISVRAAFAEFCAMAWFPWVLLAFDDLIERGGTRRVALAALALAGLMLTHTASILIFTPLLMAYVGFAVVRRSYRSAIGSHERHDPGVAQTSGMAATPETQPPQHAGWTSLWQSSLSALVAGLLAVGLAAIFLLPMLLERQYIVQSQWVQGTYSYRQHFVFFNQFLDPFWGFGYSDDPLGIGDGMGFQLGIIGAGLALAGLVAGLRREAIGRSTTAFFALATLVLLVLMMPVAQPVWDSVSPLALIQFPWRLLGLVSLTVAVLAGGAVVNLLRLANSPSPFNLDTPAAYVMALVVVLSSFPYTAPQYTDIRPENESALSIINFETQHPDMIGITVYADAAPTDTPLVGQYRSGQPLEKVVILNGTGQLRGQRVGGASVSVDVEATEPLTLQFLTYDFPGWAATIDGERVSHGNAAPYGLITVDLPAGQHMVEIRHGTTPVRTLGAIISLLSLVFILFLLLWDRPKPSDCQK; this is encoded by the coding sequence ATGAACCGACTGCGTGTCAACATTGACAGGGAACTGATTTTCCTGCTTATGCTGTCTGTTTTTGCCGTGGCCCCGCTGTTCAGCCCGGGCTATTTCTTTGACGCGCACGATGCCGGGCATTCTGTCTTTTTCCTGGTCGAGTTCGACTCGGCTATCCGCGATGGTGCTCTTTGGCCCCGTTGGGGACCCGATCACGCCCTGGGTTTTGGTTATCCCTTGTGGCTGCTCTACGCCCCCCTGGCCTACTTCGTGGCGGAGTTCTTCCACCTGCTGGGGCTGGGCTTCACAGCGGCGGTGAAAGTAACCTGGGCCCTGGCCTTTGTTGCCGGTGGTTGGGGCATGTACCTGTTGTCGCGTCGCTGGTGGGGTGACACCTCCCTGGGACGGGCAGCGGCCCTGGTGGCGGCCCTGATCTATGTTTACGCGCCCTATCATTTGCTGACCATCTCCGTGCGTGCGGCCTTTGCCGAATTCTGTGCAATGGCCTGGTTTCCCTGGGTACTGCTGGCATTCGACGACCTGATTGAGAGGGGTGGAACGCGGCGGGTGGCGCTGGCCGCGCTGGCCCTGGCCGGCCTGATGCTCACCCACACCGCCAGCATCCTGATATTTACGCCGCTGTTGATGGCCTACGTGGGTTTTGCCGTGGTGCGACGCAGCTACCGGAGTGCCATCGGCTCTCATGAACGGCATGACCCTGGCGTTGCCCAGACTTCTGGCATGGCTGCAACTCCGGAGACACAGCCGCCACAGCATGCTGGTTGGACCAGCCTTTGGCAAAGCAGCTTGAGCGCGCTGGTTGCCGGGCTGCTGGCCGTCGGCCTGGCGGCGATCTTTTTGTTACCTATGTTGTTGGAGCGACAGTACATCGTGCAGTCCCAGTGGGTACAGGGTACCTACAGCTACCGGCAACACTTCGTTTTTTTCAACCAATTCCTGGATCCATTCTGGGGCTTTGGCTATTCCGATGATCCTTTGGGCATCGGGGATGGCATGGGCTTTCAGCTGGGAATCATCGGCGCCGGGCTGGCATTGGCTGGGCTGGTGGCCGGATTGAGGCGTGAGGCGATCGGCCGATCTACCACTGCCTTCTTTGCATTGGCGACGCTGGTGCTACTGGTATTGATGATGCCGGTTGCCCAGCCTGTTTGGGATTCCGTGAGTCCTCTGGCTCTCATTCAGTTTCCCTGGCGACTGCTGGGACTGGTTTCCTTGACGGTGGCGGTTCTGGCCGGCGGCGCTGTCGTTAACCTGCTGCGCCTCGCCAATAGTCCCTCGCCATTCAATCTGGATACCCCGGCTGCTTACGTGATGGCGCTGGTCGTGGTATTGTCCAGCTTTCCCTACACGGCACCGCAGTACACAGATATTCGTCCCGAGAACGAGAGTGCGCTATCGATCATCAACTTCGAAACGCAGCATCCGGACATGATTGGCATCACGGTGTACGCCGATGCGGCTCCGACAGACACACCCCTGGTCGGGCAATACCGGTCCGGGCAGCCCCTGGAAAAGGTGGTGATCCTGAACGGCACCGGGCAGCTCCGCGGGCAGCGGGTTGGCGGCGCCTCCGTGTCGGTCGATGTGGAGGCAACCGAACCGCTGACATTGCAGTTCCTTACCTACGACTTTCCGGGCTGGGCTGCCACCATCGATGGGGAGCGTGTGTCGCACGGAAACGCAGCACCCTATGGCCTGATCACCGTCGACCTGCCCGCCGGGCAGCACATGGTCGAAATCCGCCATGGCACGACACCCGTTCGTACGCTTGGCGCGATCATCTCTCTTCTTAGCCTGGTCTTCATCCTGTTCCTCTTACTCTGGGATCGGCCCAAACCATCCGATTGCCAAAAATGA
- a CDS encoding NUDIX hydrolase produces MIDEGEVQAISGRFGQPRREQYDLPIGEQLFLTRFRRYGDRRGEVVFALERPDGRVLLHRKAHYRNGVFRLLSGGVGLQEPVLDALTREVGEETGLQVQIQSFLAVLSYRLAFEEIVVPFVSYLFHLKEVGGFPRLDQDEVEQVIAVWPQELPAVAVRLRDIPGERSYWGRWRAIAHDVVAEALG; encoded by the coding sequence ATGATCGACGAAGGGGAAGTCCAGGCCATTTCTGGCCGTTTCGGGCAACCGCGGCGGGAGCAGTATGACCTGCCGATCGGCGAGCAGCTATTCCTGACCCGCTTCCGCAGGTATGGAGATCGCCGAGGCGAGGTCGTGTTTGCCCTGGAACGTCCCGATGGGCGCGTGTTGTTGCATCGCAAGGCCCACTATCGTAACGGCGTTTTCCGGCTCTTGAGCGGTGGTGTGGGTCTGCAGGAGCCGGTGCTGGACGCACTCACCCGGGAGGTCGGGGAAGAGACCGGTCTTCAGGTTCAGATCCAAAGTTTTCTGGCCGTTTTGTCCTACAGGCTGGCCTTCGAAGAGATCGTTGTTCCTTTCGTTTCCTACCTCTTTCATTTGAAGGAGGTTGGTGGTTTCCCAAGACTTGATCAGGATGAGGTCGAGCAGGTAATAGCGGTATGGCCCCAGGAACTGCCGGCGGTGGCAGTTCGGCTGCGGGATATTCCCGGTGAACGAAGCTATTGGGGCCGCTGGCGAGCCATCGCGCATGATGTGGTTGCCGAGGCGTTGGGTTGA
- a CDS encoding LysM peptidoglycan-binding domain-containing protein produces the protein MCGYALEEQKRRGGFRVPIGELVLLLVALGVAFLWWTTGAGPESTGAPPQLTAIARSVTPESSGAAASGEVAPTAALTPADSPTPAATPTPIIYTVVRGDTVERISAEFAVDVEDLLIFNGLTSDLIRIDQKLKIPPEPVPRDADGNPLPTATPTPESAIYLVVVQAGDTVDNIARRLGSSAGAIVAANEKIINADTIIRPGDQIVVPVGTVIPTATPVPVESATATPVPTPTATPGPPWPAPQLLFPLDGAELGGQPVVLQWLSVGTLAPDEVYVVRVSPEGNLRAELTQPTLGTSFRVPEDWLTDTASENHRFNWSVQVARNVRSATGQPGALWATSFLSQPRLFLWLPSLPPPPPKGG, from the coding sequence ATGTGCGGGTATGCGTTGGAGGAACAGAAGCGTCGCGGGGGTTTCCGGGTGCCGATAGGAGAGCTGGTCCTTTTACTCGTGGCTCTTGGCGTGGCGTTTCTATGGTGGACGACGGGCGCCGGCCCCGAATCGACGGGTGCACCACCACAACTGACGGCCATTGCGCGCAGCGTCACGCCTGAATCTTCCGGAGCAGCAGCTTCTGGAGAAGTCGCCCCAACTGCTGCGCTGACGCCGGCAGATTCGCCAACCCCTGCAGCAACGCCGACCCCGATCATCTACACCGTGGTGCGCGGTGACACCGTCGAGAGGATCTCGGCCGAGTTTGCTGTAGACGTCGAGGACTTGCTGATCTTCAATGGCCTCACCAGCGATCTGATTCGGATTGATCAGAAGCTGAAGATTCCACCTGAACCGGTGCCGCGCGACGCGGATGGCAATCCCCTGCCCACGGCAACTCCTACGCCAGAAAGTGCCATCTACCTGGTGGTAGTGCAGGCCGGCGATACGGTGGATAATATCGCCCGCCGGCTGGGAAGCAGCGCCGGCGCCATTGTTGCGGCCAATGAAAAGATCATCAACGCGGATACGATCATTCGCCCGGGCGACCAGATCGTCGTGCCGGTCGGAACGGTGATCCCAACGGCCACACCAGTTCCGGTGGAATCGGCCACGGCGACACCCGTGCCTACTCCAACAGCAACGCCTGGTCCTCCCTGGCCCGCGCCGCAGCTTCTCTTTCCTCTCGATGGAGCGGAACTGGGCGGCCAGCCGGTGGTTTTGCAGTGGCTCTCGGTTGGGACGCTGGCGCCCGATGAGGTCTATGTCGTTCGGGTTAGCCCGGAGGGCAATCTCCGCGCCGAGTTGACGCAGCCGACCCTTGGAACGAGCTTCCGAGTCCCAGAAGATTGGTTGACTGACACCGCGTCAGAAAACCACCGCTTCAACTGGTCGGTACAGGTGGCTCGCAATGTGCGCAGCGCGACCGGGCAGCCGGGTG